A window of Patescibacteria group bacterium contains these coding sequences:
- a CDS encoding flippase — MRYILPTVSGSDVAKNTLYLTIASVGQKLLSFVYFLLIARVMKPEATGGYFLALSVITVALVVSDFGTNSVIIREVAKKPDDVGLVRRALALKLLTTILGSAFAFLAATTLGYAPDVRTLVLLAVAVMAADTFSQFYYGVLRGLRRLGYESVGLFVGMGSTLAVGSLSLAFSPTLPMLILALFVGSAFNLAFAATMAARRLGSMVLVPTFDLSGSRPLLRAAFPFLLAGLFVKVYSYVDVQFLNHYLGPSAVGVYSIAYKYTYAFQFLPLAFVAALYPGMSARVGKDPAGLARLFERAVWYMLLLAMPLAFGLWAIAGSAVALVGPEYAAAAPVLGLFAFVLIPAFLDFPVGSLLNAAGRQGTKTAIFGIVMAVNALLNWLLIPRFGMMGAAAASVTSTWVLVVCGLRFVPAIIPGYRVSQIIPTFARMLLSGAVMASCARLSSDTFGAGVVGLVAAVAVGAATYVAMLFVTGAVKRTDLRELVGLFRKKEASYAPAPAVDA; from the coding sequence ATGCGGTACATTCTGCCCACTGTGAGCGGTTCTGACGTTGCCAAAAACACGCTGTACCTGACGATCGCTTCGGTGGGGCAGAAGCTGCTTTCGTTCGTCTACTTCCTGCTGATCGCTCGTGTGATGAAGCCGGAGGCGACGGGGGGATACTTCCTCGCGCTCTCCGTGATCACGGTGGCGCTCGTCGTGTCGGACTTCGGCACGAACTCGGTCATCATCCGCGAGGTGGCGAAGAAGCCGGACGACGTGGGGTTGGTCCGCCGGGCGCTCGCGCTGAAGCTCCTGACGACGATCCTTGGCAGCGCGTTCGCCTTCTTGGCCGCGACGACGCTCGGGTACGCGCCGGACGTGCGCACGCTCGTCCTGCTCGCCGTCGCGGTGATGGCGGCGGACACCTTCTCGCAGTTCTACTACGGCGTGCTGCGCGGGCTGCGCCGGCTCGGCTACGAATCCGTCGGGCTGTTCGTGGGCATGGGATCGACGCTCGCGGTCGGGTCGCTGTCGCTTGCGTTCTCCCCGACGCTGCCCATGCTCATCCTCGCGCTGTTCGTCGGCTCGGCGTTCAATCTCGCCTTTGCCGCGACCATGGCGGCGCGACGCCTGGGATCCATGGTGCTCGTGCCGACGTTCGACCTGTCCGGGTCGCGCCCGCTCCTGCGCGCGGCGTTCCCGTTCCTGCTCGCGGGGCTGTTCGTGAAGGTGTACAGCTACGTGGATGTGCAGTTCCTCAATCATTATCTCGGACCCTCCGCGGTGGGCGTGTACTCCATCGCATACAAGTATACCTACGCCTTCCAGTTCCTCCCGCTCGCGTTCGTGGCCGCCTTGTACCCGGGGATGAGCGCCAGGGTAGGGAAGGACCCGGCGGGGCTCGCGCGGCTGTTCGAGCGCGCCGTGTGGTACATGCTCCTGCTTGCGATGCCGCTTGCCTTTGGCCTATGGGCCATCGCCGGGAGCGCCGTGGCGCTCGTCGGCCCGGAATACGCGGCGGCCGCGCCCGTGCTCGGCCTGTTCGCGTTCGTGCTCATCCCGGCCTTCCTGGATTTTCCCGTAGGGTCGCTGCTGAACGCCGCCGGGCGCCAAGGGACGAAGACCGCCATCTTCGGCATCGTGATGGCGGTGAACGCGCTCCTCAACTGGCTGCTCATCCCGCGATTCGGGATGATGGGCGCCGCGGCCGCGTCGGTCACGAGTACCTGGGTGCTGGTGGTGTGCGGCCTGCGTTTCGTGCCAGCCATCATTCCAGGCTACCGTGTTTCGCAGATCATCCCGACATTCGCGCGCATGCTCTTGAGCGGCGCCGTCATGGCGTCCTGCGCGCGTCTGTCTTCGGACACGTTCGGGGCGGGGGTCGTCGGACTGGTCGCGGCCGTGGCCGTCGGTGCCGCGACGTACGTGGCGATGCTGTTCGTGACCGGCGCCGTGAAACGTACCGACCTGCGCGAGCTGGTCGGACTGTTCCGCAAGAAGGAAGCATCCTATGCCCCGGCTCCTGCTGTTGACGCTTGA
- a CDS encoding 30S ribosomal protein S9 — protein MAETKDNQYYGLGRRKTSTARVHLIAGGTGKVTINGKDLGQYFGTDILRQNVVRPFTAIGMEGKFDVTAATEGGGITGQADAIRLGISRALLVFNPEYRAVLKKNRFLTRDARKRERKKYGKKGARRSPQWAKR, from the coding sequence ATGGCAGAAACGAAAGACAACCAGTACTACGGCCTCGGCCGCCGCAAGACCAGCACGGCGCGCGTGCACCTCATCGCGGGGGGAACCGGCAAGGTCACCATCAACGGCAAGGACCTGGGCCAGTACTTCGGCACCGACATCCTGCGCCAGAACGTGGTCCGTCCGTTCACCGCGATCGGGATGGAAGGGAAATTCGACGTGACCGCCGCCACCGAAGGCGGCGGCATCACCGGCCAGGCCGACGCCATCCGCCTGGGCATCTCCCGCGCCCTGCTCGTCTTCAATCCGGAATACCGCGCGGTGCTCAAGAAGAACCGTTTCCTCACCCGCGACGCGCGCAAGCGCGAGCGCAAGAAATACGGCAAGAAAGGCGCCCGCCGCTCCCCGCAGTGGGCCAAGCGTTAA
- a CDS encoding 50S ribosomal protein L13 → MAKISRATHVIDAEGQAPGRLASRIAHLLIGKHKVDFFPNVDAGDIVEVVNAAKVKVTGRKLEQKAYYHHTGAPGGLRTKAMKTAMEEDPTQVITRAVSRMLPKNSHRTPRLKRLTVKA, encoded by the coding sequence ATGGCAAAGATTTCCCGCGCCACGCACGTGATCGACGCCGAAGGCCAGGCCCCGGGCCGGCTCGCTTCGCGCATCGCGCACCTGCTCATCGGCAAGCATAAGGTGGATTTCTTCCCCAACGTCGACGCCGGGGACATCGTGGAGGTGGTGAACGCCGCCAAGGTGAAGGTCACGGGCCGCAAGCTTGAGCAGAAGGCCTACTACCACCACACCGGCGCCCCAGGCGGCCTACGCACCAAGGCGATGAAGACCGCCATGGAAGAGGACCCGACGCAGGTGATCACCCGCGCGGTCTCGCGCATGCTCCCGAAAAACAGCCACCGCACCCCGCGACTCAAGCGGCTCACCGTGAAGGCTTAA
- a CDS encoding 50S ribosomal protein L17 has product MRHRKKGAILGREKAPREAMLRNLAASVILYEKVKTTEAKAKAVKPIVEKMITTGKRNTLAARRALLSFFYTENAVKKILEVVSPRYATRPGGYTRIVKLGHRANDAADMVQIELV; this is encoded by the coding sequence ATGCGACACCGTAAGAAAGGCGCAATCCTCGGTCGAGAAAAGGCTCCGCGCGAAGCCATGCTTCGCAATCTTGCGGCTTCCGTCATCCTGTACGAAAAGGTGAAGACCACCGAGGCCAAGGCCAAGGCGGTAAAGCCGATCGTGGAGAAGATGATCACCACCGGCAAGCGCAACACCCTCGCGGCCCGCCGCGCGCTCCTGTCGTTCTTCTATACCGAGAACGCGGTCAAGAAGATCCTCGAGGTGGTGTCCCCGCGCTATGCCACCCGTCCGGGCGGCTACACGCGCATCGTGAAGCTCGGCCATCGCGCCAACGACGCGGCCGACATGGTGCAAATCGAACTCGTCTGA
- a CDS encoding DNA-directed RNA polymerase subunit alpha, whose translation MENILLPSAIRFEAGERPNEGVVVVEPCYHGYGTTLGNALRRVMLSSLTGAAVTAIRIKGATHEFQAIDGVKEDVLEMILNLKGLRLKSHSEEPVKLSLKVKGAKVVTAKDIEKNADVEIANPSLTIATLTDDKAVLDMEITVGRGRGYSPTEERPSGAAELGTIAVDALFSPVRSVGYKVENTRVGEITNYDKLTMTIETDGTITPEEAVKSAANTLIDHFSILLQNPPAEGGEMPVEEPAKE comes from the coding sequence ATGGAGAACATCCTTCTCCCCTCCGCCATCCGCTTCGAAGCCGGCGAGCGCCCCAACGAGGGCGTCGTCGTGGTGGAACCGTGTTACCACGGATACGGCACGACGCTCGGCAACGCCCTGCGCCGCGTCATGCTCTCGTCCCTTACCGGAGCGGCGGTCACCGCCATCCGCATCAAGGGCGCCACGCATGAGTTCCAGGCCATTGACGGGGTCAAGGAGGACGTGCTTGAGATGATCCTCAACCTCAAGGGGCTGCGCCTCAAGTCCCACAGCGAGGAGCCGGTCAAGCTCTCGCTCAAGGTGAAGGGCGCGAAGGTCGTCACGGCCAAGGACATCGAGAAGAACGCGGACGTCGAGATCGCGAACCCGAGCCTGACGATCGCCACGCTCACCGATGACAAGGCGGTCCTCGACATGGAAATCACCGTGGGCCGCGGCCGGGGCTACAGCCCGACCGAGGAGCGCCCCTCCGGGGCCGCCGAGCTCGGCACCATCGCGGTGGACGCCCTGTTCTCCCCGGTCCGCAGCGTGGGATACAAGGTGGAAAACACGCGCGTGGGCGAGATCACCAACTACGACAAGCTCACGATGACCATCGAGACCGACGGCACCATCACGCCCGAAGAGGCCGTGAAGAGCGCCGCCAACACCCTCATCGACCATTTTTCCATCCTGCTCCAAAATCCTCCCGCCGAAGGCGGAGAAATGCCGGTGGAGGAACCGGCCAAGGAGTAA
- a CDS encoding 30S ribosomal protein S4, which translates to MGKTLKTTCKMCRREGVSLCGREKCAVKRRAFPPGVHGPAQSLRRPRLSSYGTQLREKQKAKRLYLVLETQFRNYFEEASRQKGNTATRLVQMLELRLDNAAYRLGFAKTRRQARQMASHGFFLVNGKPVNIPSYRLRVGDTVSFKENKKGKGLLQGLAERIAKLEPPKWLALDIGTLSGKVTAVPDGEDLRSVFDPTMIVEFYSR; encoded by the coding sequence ATGGGCAAGACGCTGAAAACCACCTGCAAGATGTGCCGCCGCGAAGGGGTGTCCCTGTGCGGGCGCGAGAAATGCGCGGTCAAGCGCCGCGCGTTCCCGCCGGGCGTGCACGGCCCCGCGCAAAGCTTGCGCCGGCCGCGCCTGTCCTCGTACGGCACCCAGTTGCGCGAGAAGCAAAAGGCAAAGCGCCTGTACCTGGTGCTTGAGACGCAGTTCCGCAACTATTTCGAGGAGGCCTCCCGCCAGAAAGGCAACACGGCCACGCGCCTCGTGCAGATGCTCGAGCTGCGCCTCGATAACGCGGCCTACCGCCTCGGCTTCGCCAAGACCCGCCGCCAGGCGCGCCAGATGGCGAGCCATGGGTTCTTCCTGGTGAACGGCAAGCCGGTGAACATCCCCTCGTACCGCCTGCGCGTGGGCGACACGGTTTCGTTCAAGGAGAATAAGAAAGGCAAGGGGCTCCTGCAGGGGCTTGCCGAGCGCATCGCCAAGCTCGAGCCGCCCAAGTGGCTCGCCTTGGACATCGGGACGCTCTCGGGCAAGGTCACGGCCGTGCCCGACGGGGAAGACCTCCGCTCGGTGTTCGATCCCACCATGATCGTCGAATTCTATTCCCGCTAA
- a CDS encoding 30S ribosomal protein S11 yields the protein MKGTAVAEEGAKPVGKPKKKAKAVRSVPHGCAYVQATFNNTIITITDLNGNTLAWASSGGCGFRGPKKATPYAAGVIVKAVADKIKDYGMRDLSVFLKGVGSGRDSAVRALNANLFNVLSIKDLTPLPHNGCRPRRARRV from the coding sequence ATGAAAGGCACGGCCGTGGCGGAGGAAGGCGCCAAGCCGGTCGGGAAGCCCAAGAAGAAGGCGAAGGCCGTCCGCTCCGTGCCGCACGGATGCGCGTACGTTCAGGCCACGTTCAACAACACCATCATCACGATCACGGACCTCAACGGCAACACGCTTGCCTGGGCAAGTTCGGGTGGATGCGGGTTCCGCGGCCCGAAGAAGGCCACCCCGTACGCGGCCGGCGTCATCGTCAAGGCCGTCGCGGACAAGATCAAGGATTATGGCATGCGCGACCTGAGCGTGTTCTTGAAAGGGGTGGGAAGCGGCCGCGACAGCGCGGTGCGCGCGCTCAACGCCAACCTGTTCAACGTGCTTTCCATCAAGGACCTCACCCCGCTTCCGCATAACGGCTGCCGGCCTCGCCGCGCCCGCCGCGTGTAA
- a CDS encoding 30S ribosomal protein S13 produces the protein MARIAGVTLPNNKRTVIALTYIYGVGNTTAKNVLAQTKVDGNVRVKDLSEADVNALRTLLEKTYKLEGDLRRDVLGNIKRLKDIGSYRGTRHTKRLPARGQRTRTNSRSVRGNVRKTTGSGKRILTKT, from the coding sequence ATGGCACGTATCGCCGGAGTCACTCTCCCGAACAACAAGCGCACGGTCATCGCCCTCACCTATATCTACGGGGTGGGTAACACCACGGCCAAGAACGTGCTTGCGCAGACCAAGGTGGATGGCAACGTCCGCGTGAAGGACTTGAGCGAGGCCGACGTGAACGCGCTGCGCACGCTGCTCGAAAAGACCTATAAGCTCGAAGGCGACCTGCGCCGCGACGTGCTCGGCAACATCAAGCGTCTCAAGGACATCGGTTCCTACCGCGGCACGCGCCACACCAAGCGCCTGCCGGCGCGCGGCCAGCGCACCCGCACCAACTCCCGCTCCGTGCGCGGCAACGTGCGCAAGACCACGGGCAGCGGCAAGCGCATCCTCACCAAGACCTAA
- a CDS encoding 50S ribosomal protein L36 — translation MKVRASVKAICRDCKTTRRKGRVVVICKNPRHKQRQG, via the coding sequence ATGAAGGTCCGCGCATCCGTCAAGGCGATCTGCCGCGATTGCAAGACCACCCGCCGCAAAGGCCGGGTCGTTGTCATCTGCAAGAACCCGCGCCATAAGCAGCGTCAGGGCTAA
- a CDS encoding translation initiation factor IF-1, giving the protein MADNGSKQFIEMRGSVLELMPAANFKIRLENGQEILGHLSGKMRMNRIRILPGDEVKVEMSPYDLTKGRIVYRF; this is encoded by the coding sequence ATGGCCGACAACGGTTCGAAGCAGTTCATCGAGATGCGCGGTTCGGTCCTTGAGCTGATGCCGGCGGCGAATTTCAAAATCCGTCTCGAGAACGGCCAGGAGATCCTTGGCCACCTCTCCGGGAAAATGCGCATGAACCGCATCCGCATCCTCCCAGGCGACGAGGTGAAAGTCGAAATGAGCCCTTACGACCTTACGAAGGGACGCATCGTCTACCGTTTCTAG